In the genome of Quercus robur chromosome 3, dhQueRobu3.1, whole genome shotgun sequence, one region contains:
- the LOC126719137 gene encoding uncharacterized protein LOC126719137, with protein sequence MSVTRLSIEDDNQESKKAKKEASPALGFSDEDKIGTIQPHDDALGSAVEVMYLDLYKGLNLKSKDLTAYDSLLVSFKGKIVTPKGQIKLPIQTGSDVVEVDFIVVDAYSPYIAIVARPRLHTLRAVSYTLHQKVKYLLEGQIKEIVRNQTMAKQCMVAAISRQPSAEPSASIGRGL encoded by the exons ATGTCTGTGACTCGGCTTTCCATCGAGGATGACAATCAGGAGTCCAAAAAGGCCAAGAAGGAAGCCTCACCAGCgctgggattctcggacgaggataagatcGGAACCATCCAACCCCATGACGATGCTCTG GGTAGTGCTGTGGAAGTAATGTACctcgacctatacaaggggttGAACTTGAAATCCAAGGACCTAACGGCGTACGATTCCCTTCTGGTAAGTTTCAAGGGAAAAATCGTTACTCCAAAAGGCCAGATCAAACTACCCATACAAACCGGTTCGGACGTAGTGGAGGTGGATTTCATTGTAGttgacgcttattcaccctacataGCTATTGTGGCTAGACCTCGGCTTCATACTCTAAGGGCTGTCTCCTATACCCTGCATCAGAAGGTGAAGTACCTATTGGAGGGCCAGATTAAAGAGATTGTGAGGAATCAGACCATGGCTAAACAGTGCATGGTGGCTGCCATCTCACGTCAACCCAGTGCTGAGCCCTCAGCCTCTATTGGAaggggcttatag
- the LOC126719138 gene encoding uncharacterized protein LOC126719138, translated as MRWFDGLRSNSVGSFKQLTQAFGFCFITSSRVSRPLDSLLSLSMREGETLKAYSNRYWEMYNEIEGNYDDVTISTFKSDLPTKHGLRKSLTGKLVTNLRQLMDQIDKYKRVEEDQQLGKIKAKVLEKIKNKPFFKWPNKMAGDPMKRNQNLYCQYHQEPGHTTKDCRNLRNHLDQLVREGKLRHLLHHLRGQQAQANPEA; from the exons atgagatggtttgatggcctCAGGTCAAATTCCGTAGGTTCCTTTAAGCAGCTGACCCAGGCCTTTGGCTTTTGCTTCATCACAAGTAGTAGGGTTTCTCGGCCCTTGGATTCTCTGCTGTctttgtccatgcgagaaggggaGACCCTGAAAGCCTACTCGAACaggtattgggagatgtataatgagatagagggTAACTATGACGACGTCACCATCAGCACTTTCAAGAGCGACCTCCCAACTAAGCATGGTTTAAGAAAATCCCTAACAGGAAAGCTTGTCACCAACctgcgccaactcatggaccagatcgacaagtataaaagggttgaAGAAGACCAgcagttgggaaaaattaaagcgaag gttttggagaagatcaagaacaaGCCGTTtttcaaatggccaaataagatggcaGGAGACCCCATGAAGCGCaaccaaaacttgtattgccaataccaccaagAACCGGGGCACACCACCAAGGACTGCAGGAACTTGAGGAACCACTTGGACCAGCTAGTCCGAGAAGGAAAATTAAGGCACCTCCTACATCATCTTCGTGGTCAACAAGCACAAGCGAATCCTGAGGCCTAG